TAACTTACGCTTGGACTCCAGCCGCTCCTTGTCCCGCTCGCGTTCAACCTCAAATAGAGTCTGTCGCAGATCCCGGGCCAAAGTGGAGGTCTCTTGCAACAGACGTTGCTGATCCTCTCGCTCCTTCTGCCATGACAACTCCAGCTTGGTCTTCATGCCAGGCAGCTTTGTGCTCCCAGAGCCAATGACACGTTCCTCTTCGAACTCGTTCAGCTTCGACTGCATCTCGGATATCTTGATCTCGTTGGCGCTGCGCTCGGACACCAGCTCCGTCTTGACCTTGCTACCCTCCAGGCGGGACTCCACCAACTGATCCTCCAGATGGCCAATCTACACAATGGTAAACTCTTAGAATCTATTTGGAATGGAACAGGGAATGGCTACTCGATTCACCTGCTGCTCTAGGTAAGCAATCTTGCTCTtgtcatcatcatcgctgCTGTGCATGGATCCACGGCTCTGTCTACCCGTATTGTTGGCCTTTAGATCACCGATCTTCTTCTGTGCAACCTCTAGCATCTGCTTAAAGGCATCGCGATCCTTCTTGAAGCGTTCACATTGGCGCTATTTTGGAAAGGAGTTTTTGGTCAGTTCGATTAACATTCTTTAGGatatatttcaaatattttaCCTGCATCGAATTGAGTTCTCCGCTGAGGTTCTTCACTTGTTGCTCGTATCTAAGACGAGTGGTGGCCACCTCAGATTTCATCTGCAGTTCGGTGCTCTGTAATCTGTTCGATGGAAATTATTAGATATATTTGGCTTAGAGTTCTCGCTACTAAGATCCTCTCTGAGCGAGTCTCCCAATACTCAATAGAATAGGCAAGCATCAAGAATAATGgacaagcaaaaaaaaaagagagaagacAGTAGAAGGGGACAGACAGGATCTTGCGACTGCATATGTATAGTTCTTATAGTTTATGATTGACAACTTACTTTTCCTTTAGCTCCCTGATCTCTGCATCTCTTCTGGCACCGTGTCCATTGAGCGAGACCTGGGCCTGCTCGATCCGATTGTAGTCGCTCAGTTTGCCATTGAGATCCTCGTTGTCCTTGCGGAGTTGGAACACCAGATCGATGTTCATCTCATTCTCCCTGCGCAGACGGTCGTACTCGTGCTCCTTTTCGGCCAACTTGTTCTTTAGCATGGTGCGCTCGTGGTCGCTGTTGTTGCCGGTCTTAAGCGTCTTAGCCTGGAGTTCGGCGATCTTCTTCTGGGCCTCGTTCAACTTGCGGGCCATGTCGGTGCGCTCGATGCGTATGGTATCCATTTCGGACATTTTCTGCTTGCTGGCATTGAGTTCGGCCTGGAGGTTCTGCTTCTCGGTGGTCAGCTGTGCCCGCATCAGGATGGTCTCCTCGGAGAGCTTCTCCCAATGGCTGTTGAGGTCCTCGTTGCGCTTCTGCTCGGCGCTGAGCGAAGTTTGGATGTCCTCCACTTGCTTTTTGAGTTCTTGCACCTGTTTGCTGTCCGATTTACTGGCCTTGGTTTTCAGATCCTTGATCTCCTTCTCCAGACTGGATTTAGTCTTGTCGGCGGCCTTTTTGGCTGTGAGAAGATCCGTATCCAGCTGGAGGATCTTGGACTCTAGCTTCTCCTTTTCCTTGCCCTGCTTTTCGAGGTCCTTCTCCAGGCTGGACAGCTTCTCCTTCTCTCGTTTGCTCTGGGTCTCCAGGGTGGATTTGTTCGTCTCGCTCTGCTTCAGCTGAGTGTCCTGCTTCTTGAGCTTCTCTTCCAGCTCCTTGAGCTTGGTGCTAAGTTTCTTGCCATCCTCATCGCTGCGCTTCAGCTTCTGCTCCAGGTCGGTGACCTTGCTGCTTGAGCCATTCAGTAGCTTCAGACGCTGGACATCGCCCTCGGCAAGGGTCAGCTTTTTTTTGCACTTTTGCAGCTCCTCTTCGAGCGATGCTTTGACTGATTCCAGGGCCTTGACCTGATCGGATCCACTCGAACTGAGCATCACCCGCATCTCGCTGATCTCATCCTCCAGCTCTTCCACCCACTTTTTAAGGTGACTCTTCGGGGTAAGGTCGTTGACCCGCTTGGCTGTGCGAGCCGGCAGCTTGGCATCAGCCTCAAGCTGCATCCGCTTCACCCTGGCCGTCAGCTCATCCCTTTCCCGCTGGGCCACCGTTAGAGTCTCCTTGATCTTGGACAGATCTGCATCGCCCGTCTTCTCGTTGGCCTTGCGTAGGGTCTGTAAACGCTTGTTCTCCTTTGACAGTTTCTCGTTCTCCGTTTCCAGAATGTTCAGTTTGCTGAGCTGCTCCTTCAGAGTTTCCACGGCCTGCTCCTTTTCCTGGAGGCTCTTCCGCAGCTGCGTCAACTCTTCGTTCAGGGTTTTCAGTTTCTTTTCGGCCGCACTAGAGGAGGAGGTGCCAAAGCTGAGAAGCGAGGATTTGCTGCcattggcagcagcagcctccgGTCGCAGTTTGGCCTGAAGTTCGCGCACATACTTCTTGGACTCGGCATTCTCCTTCTCCAGATCCTCCACTTTAAGGCGCAGTATTGAGGCCTCCTGCTCGTTGAGCTCCAGCAGGATACGCAGTTCGGCTGGATCATCCTCGTCTGAGATGCCTTCATCCCGATCCGCATGCACTTCGGGCGCCAGTCGATGGGGATGTGGTGTGGGACTCAGCTTGCGAGCTGCAGGGGAACACATAATATACATAGATTAAAAGATATTCCGTTTATTTAGTTACTTTAGTTAGTTGGATGCTTTATTTAGTAACAACACTATTTAATGAGCAGCCGCAAAAAATGGCAAAATATTACTGCATCAGCGCCAATGATTCATTAAAAAAGCGCATGAGAAATCACATTAGTTTTGTTAGGGAAACGTTTTTTCGTTCTTTCGAGTTAGAAATTATTGTACTCTATAAGGGGGGGAGTCCCAATACAATGCAGCTTTGGTCACTCTAATTTAAGAGCTTTTGGCGTGACTGCAGcttgaaatgaaatgaacgAAGAAGATATTTATCGTTtaaatgaataattgattttttggattaacttttctATAAACTAAGGTTTAGTACTTAAGAGAGAGTTACTAGTGTGTGTTTTCGGTTCGTACTTCTTGAGCGCGTTGCCATTTTTTTCAACTGCATCATCAACGACTCATTTTCATCCTCGAAACGAGTCACCTTTTTCCTCAGATGTTCAGCCTGAAACACAAAAATCTCGGATCATTTATTGCATCTGAATGATAAGGAATAAGGTTATAATACGAATAAAGAGATCGTTTTCGAGGATCAAAATAGTTTTGCTACATAAACGAAAGCTCGGATGGAACATAGACTGCACTACTGCTAGGAAAACGagtacataaataaataatcagCAATGGATTGTCTGGACGGATCTTCTGGAGATCTTCTACCTGTTCCATTCCGAAGAACATGCGAAATAGCACTGGGGAAGAGGAGAGAACGCGAGTGCCCCACTCTGGAGGATGTTGAGGGTGCAAAGAGCGACACAAACGGCGACGGAGTCGTCTCCCGTTCGCACGAAGCATTTCTCGCGATCGATTCGAAATCGGTTTGACTGTGAGCCTCAACCGAGAGTCCGAGTCCGCCACCGGACATCTCCATACTGGTGACGGCATCACACTGCTCTATGGCCACCGTCTGGGTGGCACGCGGAAAGGCAACCATCTCGAGGGGCAGCTCGGGTGAGGTCTGTGTGCCGCAGCTGAATTGAACCCGTTTGGCCCTGAGTCGCTGAAGCTTCGCGTAAAACGGTCGAATGATTAATCGAGTAGCTCTGGTGGGGCATTTGGGGATTGGATTACCTCTTCTTCGGCGAACTTTAGCTGGTCCTTCAGATCGGTCTCCCGCTCAATGGAGTCCTGCAGTTCCCGCTGCAGATGCTGCGGATCCTCTTGAGAACCGCCGCGTGTTAGCGACTCACGGGTGATCTTGGCATCCGCCGATGTGGATTTGCCCAGGACTCCTAGCATGGGCGCCTTCTTCTTGCCCGGATTGCGCAGCTCCTCGGCTTCCGTCTGTATCGGGAATATCATTCATTAGAAGATCCTTGTCGTGGCGTGGGACTGCTTGAAATTACCTGCAACTTTCTTGTAAGTTCGTTTGAGAATCGCAGCTCCTCTTCCAGCTTCTTCACCTTGGTGGATAGCTCGGCGTTGAAGGAGCTTTGACGCTcctgttccagggtttcgatcTTTCGATCGCTCTTTTTCAACTTGAAGCTTAGGATGCGACAGTTCTTGGTGGCCTTTTCGAGCTCCTTTTGCAAGTTTGTCTTGGCCTTGACCTCATCATCACGAAACGTGTCCTGCACCTCGTCCATCTCTGCCTGGAGATTGAGAATCTCCTTTTTAGCCGTCTGGTTTTCCTCCATCAACTCCTCGCAGATTTGCTCGGCCGCCTGCAGCTTCCGTTTCAGCTCCGACTCGCTTCCGCGGTTCTCCAGCTCCTTCATGCGAAGATTCAGCTTTCGCTTGTCCTCGGTGACACGGTCCAGCTGCTCCTTCATGTCATTCAACTTCTGCTGCAGATTGAGGGCTTCCGAGGCTGCAGTTCGGTTCGATGACGTGTCCATGGAGGCAAGACGTCTCAGTAGTATGTCGCTCTTATCCCTCTCTGCTCGTTCGGCGCGGGTCTTCATGGTATCCAGCTCGGTTCGGAGTGTTTTCATTTGCTCCTGCAGTGCCACCGAATCCTTGGTGGtagtgctgttgctgctgctcgtgGAGTGAGATGTGGATGCACTGGGTACGGTTTGTCTTTTGATTTCTTTGCTGCTCTGCACTGCATCCGCCTCCTTGCGACGAGTAGAACTGGAGCTCGTGGAGGAGCTGGAAGAAGAGGCCTTAATCTCGCTGGAGACTGCAGATGTGGCTTTTGTTGTGCTTGTAACACCACCACTGCTGCTATTTGTGGCTGTGATTGTTGGTGTGGCCGCCACTTTTTTGGGCGGGAGCGAGGCACGTTTCAGTTCCGCCTGGGGGGGATTCTGGTTCAAGGAATTTCCAGACTTGCTACGCTCTGGTCGATCCGGAACTGCcggagctgctgccgccgctgaaTCACTGTCCCTGAAAGAGATTTTTCATCAATCAGAGATGATCAATGGGTATCGTATCTAGCGGTTAAGATCCACTCACTCTTCTCTCCTGGGTACGGATCGTTCGCGACTGTTTTCCCGCGAGCTCAGGCTGCGCTGCTTCTTGAGAAGATTCATTTTGCGGACACGCTCGGCTAGACTGTCTGTCGATAGGATGACTAACTCATCTGGAATACTTGAAGTTTTACTGGGTGAGGATGTTACACGGGTTGATGATGGTGTGAGCGCTTGTTCCATCTGTAAAGAATGCTTTGGAATAGATTACAAATCATCTTAGTTGCATTACTTATTCTTCACTCACCTCCTTGATGTCCAAGGCGGTTGTGTGACGTCGCGGCGCCACCGGCAGCTTGACCGTGACAGCCACATTGTGATCATCGGTTGCTCGAAGGCTGCTCACCGTTGTCGATGGTCGGCGAGCGGATTCCTGCGCCGTATCATCAATGTCCGGCGTGGAGGCCCAGGACTGTGGACGCTTCTTTAGCTCTACATTGAAGTGAACAACTAGGTTCAGTAAAAGCATCGTGGGCAAAGTGCATGCAAGAGCAAGTTGCAGTTTTCAGCACGTTCAGCATATGAGCAGgacaaacatacatatgtagtcCACATAGTGTGAGCAGGACGAACATAGTCCACACAGTGTGTGATCGATCGTGACAAACGTGCATCGGAGAATCAGCGGGAGAGATCACGTTTTGATGATGGTAGTAGTTAACATATTAACGGTTTATGCAGAGATTAGTgttgagagagagacagaaagagagcgaTAGAGACGGCACAGTTGCAGGTGCAGTTGTTTTTGTGATTTTTGTTTGGTGCAAGCGTAGAACGTGAGAGTGTGAAAGAGATACGTAGACAAACACATTTATTAACGGTGTGGTAACATTTGATTTTAAAAGCCTTAAAACACTTAGTAGTTCATACTTATTTCAATGTAACAGCGATTCGATAAAAGAATACCTTCTTGGGTTAGTTAAAACAAACCGATTTCTCAAAGTCTGAATATCTTTATCTTGTATCTTTACAAACATAGTGCAAAGGTGATATTGACATTATATGAGACTACCATAGCCGGTTGTCGAAGATATTTTTCATTATATCGAAAGAAAAAGAGCATGTAAACTATGCAATACATTACTTAGACGTGTGAGAAATCAGCTTAAAATAAAACTATATAAATCTTTTATGGGATACTATTAAAAAAATCTGGATTGATCTATTCAGATATGTTTTACCAAGAGGGTTACAGAAAGTTAATTTGAGTACACAAAATGCTCATACATTTAACATTCACATAATCAATAGTACACAATACTCTGCTAATGTTCTCGAAAACTTCGGTCGGTAGTTAGCCGAAAGAACACATTCAAGTCTAAGAGTGGAGCATTAATCAGCCTAAGGAATTCCATTAATCCCAAGAAAACAGTTCTAAGTGATGCACTAGTTATGAACACAATTCTACTTTAAAACAAGATAATAAAGATCTATAGACCGGCTCCAATCGTACCTATATCATTGCTATTGTTTGAATTGAGGCTCAGATTCTGCGTCGAAGTCCATGTTCGGGAAGTAGGCCTAAAAAAACCTcagaaaccattaatagtttCCACAAAATGATAATATTAAAAAAGACTCACCGCGAACTCTGGCCATCAGAGAGATTTGGCGATGAGGCGGCCACTTCTTCGCCGGGTCTACGGGCTCCATGCTCCTTGTAATCCCGAAAGCAACGCTTACATCGTGTGGGATAACGAGTCTGAGGATGGAAGCCGAGTGGGCATAGCTGATCGCCTTTCAGCGATGGATACAGATGATGCATCTGTTCTTGTACAACTTGTCAGCTTTTCTTTTCCTGCAAATTTCAACGAAACTGAAGAGATTATATCTTGTTACTGCACAGCCCCAAGTATTTAGGTATATGTACCTAATGTATAttcacatatacatatgtatctattAATCGCACCATCAGTATTTTGTCTATTGACCGATTCTGAACACAATGGTGGAATGTCTGGCATCTATCCAAGTCAACAAAAGAATGTTGTAGTACATCAAAAAGTAGAACATATTCAGGGGCCAACTTAACTATTGGTTTCAGAGCAAAAATGAAATCTATAAAACAAGAGATCTATTAGATTAAAAACTAATGGGTCTCTTgcttttttaaatttaatagtTCAAAATAATTAAAGCCATTTGAAGGCATGTAGTGACATGATTTGATGATTTTTTAATGGGTTTCGAATAATTTCCTATTACGAAGAAATTCTTCTTGTTGGGAGGTTCTCTAATAatcatttaaaaaattaacgaaatgtatgctttttaattgaaatgtttTTTTCACCGCGGATGTAGCGGAAAATAAGAATCTATATCGAATCTATCGGTATCTAAGCCTTCTACGAGATGGCGCCATTGAAAGGATTCCGATCTAACAGTAATGATTAATCAAGAACTCCAGTTATTTCCAAAGCATAGAAGAGTATTTCCACGTCTCTTTCGTTTCCTCCCAAATTTCCTTTTGCGAGTAGTCATATTAAGAAATGAAATTGTAAATATAAACAATAACATATAAGTATCCAAccatgtatatatttatatatttttagagCCATCAAAATATTCTCTCAGAGCGGCAGGGAGAGAGCTGAGGAAATAAACGACCACAGGTGGAAATGGCGCAGGAAAAATTCTACCGGCTGCGCATGTTTtctgacaaaaaaaaaaacgatccAAACAAAATATGAACGCTAGTCGCAAGAGAACAACCTCAAAAGTTAAGAGCTTTTAGTCACTcccaaaagagagagagagagagtgcggaGTCTCTCTATTCCTTGTACGTACCGTGCTGAGTGCCGTTAGGAGAATCGGCCCTGTTGCAAATCCCTAGCGCTTTTATAAATAATTATCACCGTTTTAACCTATTTTCATCTGCCGTTCTGTGCGACATTCTGCGTTCGACGACACGGGACGTGCAAAATTTGTGAACACAATTCAAAACGTTTTTCCACTTACACAAAATATTTCCGCATTTAAAATGGTTTGAGGCTGGACGTTAGGGAAGGAGGCAGcatctgctgcagctgctcctactcctccttctCCACCAATAGATGACGGTGTCCGTCCGAAAGGTGTGCGGAATTTTTCATTCACCAAAAACGATTCTAGATTCTAGATACGTTGCGTAATCGCCCCAGACGATGTGCGTTTTGCATCCGATTATTTACCGAGCATTTACCAGCTGATAATTATTACACGATGGATATGGaacatatatttatatatttaggAGAGATCTCTCATCGTGCAGATCCAGGGCGATCCTGGAGTAGACTTTCTTTGCGCGGACACTTGGCCCTGGGTTTTCGCTCACGTTTTGTTTGATTTAATTTTGGAATATTCACTTAATACAAAAATTTACGACTACAAAAATTAGCTGTGTTTTAAAAATAGAACACGTTCTTTTTCTTAAATAGCAGCGCACTTCCCATAAATCTCCTCCGTGGATCTCAAATGCTCAGCGCAGTCCAGCTTTTTTCGCTTTCCACAGATTACAGAATATTTGTTTACAATAATTTCAATTGAATTCACGCAATGGATTCTCCAAACGGATTTTGTTCACTTGACTCACTTAGACACGCGcgcacaccacaccacacgtATACACATATTTATCCACATATATGCTGTGGGATATCTTTAATATAACCGCCGATCGCCCGAGCACTCGAAATACTTATACAGATAGCATCCCATCCCTTTCACACTGCTTCAAATCGCGGTGGCCCAGTCGAACCGACGCGGAGAGGCTCCTTCGCACTTTTTTCGATGCGAACGTTTTGAAAATCGACGAGAAACTAAATTTAAATCATTTCTGAACGCTTCAACTACCCATCGGAGAACCCAAAAGTATCTGCCACCGGCACACAAAACACACTCTTCTCCTCAAGAGAGGGGCGGTGGCATAGACAGACGCAGCGAGCTTATGAGAGAAATTTGTAGGGGTATAATGGAAAATGAGAGATTTTTGGATTCAAAGGGATGGAGAACCCAGTTGAAAATTGTTCTTATAGATAATATCATATttccctcccggctaccgcctaaCCTAATAtcatatttattaaatttttatattattCTTTAGATCATCATCTATCATCAACCCATAGGAATCAACTTCTTTCGACTGAAGGAGAACACTCCTTGATCTTGGTAATATATTCTTCAGTTTTAATGAGTAATGGGTTTTAATTGTATATTCAATAGATTGATTTTTCAGTAAAAGTTAAGGACAACTTCTTTCATTCAATATGTTATTGATCCATGCCACTTCTTGGGCATATCCTTCAGTTGTAATGGAATTTATTTTCGAAATCATAAAATCGACAGAGTACATTCGTTTGTGTGAGTACGAGTATGGTGTGTTCTTGTTGTTATTTTAATGATGAACTTCATGTTTGCTTTGTTTACATTCGTGTATAGACATTATTTTGTAATATGTTTGTATAAATACTTAGAGATTATCAATCGCTAAGAGCTAATGCAGGTGTTATCCCATacatatttgtatatataCTGCATGTGTGAGCTGGTGTGAATGGGCGGGGGTGTGTAGGGGCGTGAGTGTGGGGTACATAAGATGCAACAGCAGCGCAGCGACCGAAATGAATAGCGTATGAAGTAACAATGGAGATTGACGAGCGAACATGATGACGACCAGGCTGGTGGTGGACCGTACAATACAGCACCTATCATGTTGCACTGGTGGCAACGACAGCAGCCGATGCAGTTGCCTGCTCCTCGCCAGCATCATTTGGCGTCGTTACGGCTGGCACACTGGTTGGATTAGCTGCAGGTCCGTTGTTATTCTCATTGGTTTCCGGTTGCTCTGGTGCTTCCAGCACTACTGTAGGCGAaggctgtgcctgtgcctgagGCTGTGGCTGACTCTGAGCTGGGGCAGTGTTGAATGAGCTGTTGCTATTGTTGGATGTATTCTTCGCCGGCTCCGGACTGCTGTACAGTTGTATGACCGAATTGTTATTCACATTCTCCACCGAAGCACCCGATAAGGACAGATCATCGGCCAAATCGTCTGCCAGGCAGTCCGTTTGCACCGACTTCTCCTCGAGCAGGTGGTCGTTTTCACGAATGGGTCGCTGGGCCGAACCATATTGCTTGGAGATCTGCAGCAATTCCCGCAATGATTCGTTCTCCATACGCAGCTGCGATATGGTCTGCAGTTCTCGCTGCACGATCTCATCGTCGACGGTGGCCGCCCGCTGCATGACGGCGGCCATTTCGTTGATTTTTTCGCGTTGATCTCGAATTACCTGCCACAGGCGCTCGTTGTATAGCTCCTTGAAGTTGATTTTACTGTCCAGCACCTTAGTCACTGTGTGTTCGCGGTACTTTTGCATCATCAGCTCCATGGCCCGCTCGTAGTCTTCGATGCAGATTTTCAGCTCGCGATTCTCTTTGAGTATCTCCGAGCTGTTGATGTTTTGCTGCTGTATGCGATTCACCATGTCCGCGTTGGTCTTGTTGTTTGAGATGCGATTGAGGGTCTCAATGTCGTCCTGGTATTCCCTTAGGCTCACTACCAGGCGATGATTCGTCTCCGCCTCCTCCAGCAGAGCCGTCCCCAGGGCATCCAAGTCTTTGACATGGCTGGCCATACGCTGTGCGTCCATTATCATCTGTCCTACTGATAGATTTGACATGTTGCGGCCCGCTTCAAATCCAACTGCAATTTTAttatttcttttgttttggGCCAGGCCTTACTGCTGCCTCTGCAAGAGAACAATAAGAACATTAGCCTTTGGGCATTTGGCAGCTTGGGCACTGTTCCCTACATTGGCTTTTAATCTAGCACACCTTCGTCTTGGCTTAAACTAAttgtttgtttcttttttttagcCAAAATATGTACAATAAATTCTACTAATAGAAATTTTGACGAGAACGACCTAATTATTAGCTGACAGCTGAGaatcagtgtgaccgcggacttatTAATAAAGTATACCGTCCGAACGTCAGAAATATACCTCATTTAacaaatataccgtaaatatactgacgaattcaagttcttgtttacatattcctcgattttgatctTCCCtcgaatattcccagctatatagaatatttagccatgcccacataatttaaGACCATTGATGAATATATTTTTCTACTTGATTGGCTTCATTTAAATAAGTATTCCTATCGATAGTTGAGAGTTTCTTCCGTATCGATAGCTATTCCGAGTATGGTCACTCCTGTGCACTTACTTTGATTtcaaattttaaaaattttaaaacctTTTAAAGAATTTTAAAGCCAATCTTAAAGAAAATTGATTAATTTATTCCGGACAAATACACAGCCCCAATTATCATAATTATTGACCCTAATAACACCGGAGTAACGAGTTTCAAGCGAAACCGATGAGTTTTTCAAATAAGTCTCCGCCGTTTTTCGGCCATATAGGATTTATGAGGTTAGCacaaaatatgtacatatattataGGGCTTTTTGTATAAGAGGTTTCATTTTAAAGAAGAATTCGTTTATTATCATTAGGAAGCTATCAGTACAGAATTGGATCTTATGTATATCGAAATTTGGAAGACTTAAGGAGAGGTGGACATACAATATGCTAAGTTCTTAAACGATCATGCATGCATAAATCTAATCTAATTAAGTACCTTAAGGCTATGTCGTATTCGCATAAGTACAAACTGTAAAGGTTTTGTCATTTGAAGTCAGAGATAAAACAGAGGTAGAGGAATAGCTAGATACATCGGTTATAGGGATGTACAGACTAAAAAGATCACGAGATTATACGCCCACGCTGTTCaggctgccggaggagaggtTCTCCGAGCGACTGGAAAGACGCGGCCGCTTCATGATGACTCGTCCAGGCTTGCTGGAGCTCTGCATGCAAGGACCATCCGCCGTTCCAGCCTCGGACGACTGGTTGAgattattgttgttgccgcCGTTGTTTCCGCCGGAATTTCCACCGCCAGCACGTTCCAGCGTGCGTTGAGAGCGACGTAGCGAGGAGGAGGACATTCGCCGGAGTCCCGGGTCGTATTCGTAAGTGGGTTGTCGCTGAAAGTACGCCATGTCGTTGTCAGTCTCGAGGCCAGGTGGGTTCTTCTCGtccagctgctgttgctgctgctgtgcaaGCGGATTCAGAGTGATGTGAATGTGCCTCGTGCGCTGGCGTTGTTTGTTCGGTGAGCAGCTGCCCAGCGGCACAAAATCCTCACGCAGCTCGGCCATGCGCGGTTTGTTCTGGGTTTGGCCCCGTCCCCGAGGACTCCGACGTCGACACATGCACAGGAAGGCGCTAACCAGCAGAATGAGCAGCAAGGCCCCGCCACCAATTGTGCCCGTGAGCATGGGACTCATGCTGAATGTTTCGTTGTGGCTGGGCGTGGTTGTGTCTCGATCGCCGGTTCCTTGAATTGTTGGCTCCTCCGTGGTGCTGGCCCTAGGTCTCTGCGTGCGTCCTTGCTTGAGGGCGCTGAACTCGGAGGCGGAGACAGCACTGAAGGACTGCAGCTTAAATTCGTAGATGGTGGCGGCCTCCAAGGTGGCGATTCGGAAGCTCCTCGCATGCGCACCTTCGATGGTGGCTTTGTAATATTCCCCGGCCGAGGAGGACGGACGATAATAGGCATAGTAGCCCGTGATTAGATGCTCATCGGCATCGCTGTCGAGGCGCCAGTGCAACACCACAGCCGTCTCCGAGTACTCCTCGATCTCCAGCAGCTCTGGCACCGGCATCGGTTCGAGGGCGGCTCCTGGTTGCAGATAGAACTTGGCCGAAGTGTTGCTCTCCTTGTTGTCATTGTTTGAGTAGACGGCCAGGATGCGGAAGCGATAGGTGCGCTGGGGCTTCAAATCGGTCACCGATGCGGTAAAGCTCTTGCCCAGCTCAGAGTTCCATTTGGGCTTGCCATAGGGTATATTATCGTTGGTCGTCTGCCAGTTCTTGCGCTTACCCTCGCTGATCATGCGGTACTGCACCTTGAAGAAGAGTATGAGAAGGCCATCGTTGCGCGGCACATGCCAGCGGAGCATGACCGATTCATCGGACAGTCGGGTGACATTCGGCGGCGATGGCGGGATCATCTTGGTCGGCTTTTGGCCATGGTTGACGGGCTTCATTGACCGATGGGAGCCAAAGCCCCCACCACTACCAGTCTCTCGGGGCTCACTCTGTATCTGCTTGGGATTCACCTGAAGCAGCGCTCCGGCACTCTGTTCGCCCAGTGTGTTACGGGCAAAGCACTGCACATAGCCGGCATG
The sequence above is a segment of the Drosophila miranda strain MSH22 chromosome 4, D.miranda_PacBio2.1, whole genome shotgun sequence genome. Coding sequences within it:
- the LOC108162990 gene encoding interaptin isoform X4; amino-acid sequence: MHHLYPSLKGDQLCPLGFHPQTRYPTRCKRCFRDYKEHGARRPGEEVAASSPNLSDGQSSRPTSRTWTSTQNLSLNSNNSNDIELKKRPQSWASTPDIDDTAQESARRPSTTVSSLRATDDHNVAVTVKLPVAPRRHTTALDIKEMEQALTPSSTRVTSSPSKTSSIPDELVILSTDSLAERVRKMNLLKKQRSLSSRENSRERSVPRREEDSDSAAAAAPAVPDRPERSKSGNSLNQNPPQAELKRASLPPKKVAATPTITATNSSSGGVTSTTKATSAVSSEIKASSSSSSTSSSSTRRKEADAVQSSKEIKRQTVPSASTSHSTSSSNSTTTKDSVALQEQMKTLRTELDTMKTRAERAERDKSDILLRRLASMDTSSNRTAASEALNLQQKLNDMKEQLDRVTEDKRKLNLRMKELENRGSESELKRKLQAAEQICEELMEENQTAKKEILNLQAEMDEVQDTFRDDEVKAKTNLQKELEKATKNCRILSFKLKKSDRKIETLEQERQSSFNAELSTKVKKLEEELRFSNELTRKLQTEAEELRNPGKKKAPMLGVLGKSTSADAKITRESLTRGGSQEDPQHLQRELQDSIERETDLKDQLKFAEEELQRLRAKRVQFSCGTQTSPELPLEMVAFPRATQTVAIEQCDAVTSMEMSGGGLGLSVEAHSQTDFESIARNASCERETTPSPFVSLFAPSTSSRVGHSRSLLFPSAISHVLRNGTARKLSPTPHPHRLAPEVHADRDEGISDEDDPAELRILLELNEQEASILRLKVEDLEKENAESKKYVRELQAKLRPEAAAANGSKSSLLSFGTSSSSAAEKKLKTLNEELTQLRKSLQEKEQAVETLKEQLSKLNILETENEKLSKENKRLQTLRKANEKTGDADLSKIKETLTVAQRERDELTARVKRMQLEADAKLPARTAKRVNDLTPKSHLKKWVEELEDEISEMRVMLSSSGSDQVKALESVKASLEEELQKCKKKLTLAEGDVQRLKLLNGSSSKVTDLEQKLKRSDEDGKKLSTKLKELEEKLKKQDTQLKQSETNKSTLETQSKREKEKLSSLEKDLEKQGKEKEKLESKILQLDTDLLTAKKAADKTKSSLEKEIKDLKTKASKSDSKQVQELKKQVEDIQTSLSAEQKRNEDLNSHWEKLSEETILMRAQLTTEKQNLQAELNASKQKMSEMDTIRIERTDMARKLNEAQKKIAELQAKTLKTGNNSDHERTMLKNKLAEKEHEYDRLRRENEMNIDLVFQLRKDNEDLNGKLSDYNRIEQAQVSLNGHGARRDAEIRELKEKLQSTELQMKSEVATTRLRYEQQVKNLSGELNSMQRQCERFKKDRDAFKQMLEVAQKKIGDLKANNTGRQSRGSMHSSDDDDKSKIAYLEQQIGHLEDQLVESRLEGSKVKTELVSERSANEIKISEMQSKLNEFEEERVIGSGSTKLPGMKTKLELSWQKEREDQQRLLQETSTLARDLRQTLFEVERERDKERLESKRKLDQIKRATEEEMEEGRKKIAELQCDLLELRDVHAKLRTSNEKLRRERERYEKELIKRRMEADGGDRKVGALLQTVDELVKIAPDLKMARGNYDNTLRPEQPNVRRSRSPSPTLSSTQISTVLARLAEASEELRKFQRLNEDEQERSRIRRGNLRRAASQENDHHGSSSSVASAAGSQRGGGRLSRNSGNNGSLIRKSLSLDHSIQRDQNIWRQDDGSVSSMQSIDSELGGLVRDSSLDSRLDSRLSGGSTQSDIPRGPRKKKKGIMGKLRSLTKSSRNSESEISIQGSDSDISVASDMRSSKKDLRGRLSGMFKRSGSNSRSESMERPSTEQRPVAVTVVGHPDGPQPREPPPANSLTPRPIRSIPKPPSGTSPATPRRRVAK